One segment of Brassica napus cultivar Da-Ae chromosome C3, Da-Ae, whole genome shotgun sequence DNA contains the following:
- the LOC106352983 gene encoding phytochromobilin:ferredoxin oxidoreductase, chloroplastic-like isoform X1 yields MELGSSSIGPSFKAANPPVRISKNTNLTLRRGSQRFSFRVSAVSYKEFADSALEETRKRVVLEPSPLQERYSSMTGLDGKTQLQMLAFKSPKIRLLRSMAIENETMQCLYDLQVFDFAGFMEPEYDTPIFCANFFTSANTNIVVLDLNPLQQLTDQTDYQDKYYKNIMSIYHKYDEMFPWGGKLTAESIKFFSPLVMWTRFSSSQDKHNALFSAFLEYYQAWLEMTIQVKEEIEPSQVRANREAQHKYLTWRAQKDPGHGLLRKLFGEEKAKELLRDFLFNGVNELGTKTFIDYFPEYQTEDGTVSDKRSIIGKSFETRPWDSNGLFIG; encoded by the exons ATGGAGTTAGGATCTTCTTCAATTGGGCCGTCCTTCAAGGCAGCAAACCCTCCTGTACGAATCTCTAAGAACACCAATCTCACGTTGAGAAGGGGAAGCCAAAGATTCTCATTCAGAGTCTCTGCTGTTTCGTATAAAGAATTCGCTGACTCTGCTCTTGAAGAAACCAGGAAGAGGGTCGTTCTTGAGCCTTCACCTCTCCAG GAAAGGTATAGTAGCATGACAGGACTTGATGGCAAAACACAACTTCAAATGCTTGCTTTCAAATCTCCAAAGATTAGACTATTGCGGAGCATGGCCATCGAGAACGAGACAATGCag TGTCTGTATGATCTTCAGGTGTTTGACTTTGCTGGTTTCATGGAGCCTGAGTATGATACACCTATATTCTGTGCTAACTTCTTCACATCTGCCAACACCAACATAGTGGTGCT GGACCTGAATCCGTTGCAGCAGTTGACTGACCAGACGGATTACCAAGACAAGTATTACAAAAACATAATGTCCATATACCACAAATATGATGAG ATGTTCCCATGGGGAGGAAAGCTAACTGCTGAATCCATAAAGTTCTTTTCGCCTCTGGTGATGTGGACTAGATTCTCGTCCAGCCAAGATAAGCACAATGCTTTGTTCTCTGCGTTCCTCGAATACTATCAG GCATGGCTTGAGATGACAATACAAGTGAAGGAGGAGATTGAGCCGTCTCAGGTGAGAGCTAACCGTGAAGCACAGCACAAGTACCTGACATGGCGAGCACAAAAG GATCCTGGACATGGTCTTCTTAGAAAATTATTTGGTGAAGAAAAGGCAAAG GAGTTGTTGAGAGATTTTCTGTTCAATGGGGTGAATGAGTTGGGCACAAAAACATTCATTGATTACTTTCCAGAGTACCAAACAGAAGATGGAACTGTGAGTGACAAAAGAAGTATCATTGGGAAGTCTTTTGAAACTCGGCCATGGGATTCAAATGGACTATTCATCGGCTAA
- the LOC106352983 gene encoding phytochromobilin:ferredoxin oxidoreductase, chloroplastic-like isoform X2 → MELGSSSIGPSFKAANPPVRISKNTNLTLRRGSQRFSFRVSAVSYKEFADSALEETRKRVVLEPSPLQERYSSMTGLDGKTQLQMLAFKSPKIRLLRSMAIENETMQVFDFAGFMEPEYDTPIFCANFFTSANTNIVVLDLNPLQQLTDQTDYQDKYYKNIMSIYHKYDEMFPWGGKLTAESIKFFSPLVMWTRFSSSQDKHNALFSAFLEYYQAWLEMTIQVKEEIEPSQVRANREAQHKYLTWRAQKDPGHGLLRKLFGEEKAKELLRDFLFNGVNELGTKTFIDYFPEYQTEDGTVSDKRSIIGKSFETRPWDSNGLFIG, encoded by the exons ATGGAGTTAGGATCTTCTTCAATTGGGCCGTCCTTCAAGGCAGCAAACCCTCCTGTACGAATCTCTAAGAACACCAATCTCACGTTGAGAAGGGGAAGCCAAAGATTCTCATTCAGAGTCTCTGCTGTTTCGTATAAAGAATTCGCTGACTCTGCTCTTGAAGAAACCAGGAAGAGGGTCGTTCTTGAGCCTTCACCTCTCCAG GAAAGGTATAGTAGCATGACAGGACTTGATGGCAAAACACAACTTCAAATGCTTGCTTTCAAATCTCCAAAGATTAGACTATTGCGGAGCATGGCCATCGAGAACGAGACAATGCag GTGTTTGACTTTGCTGGTTTCATGGAGCCTGAGTATGATACACCTATATTCTGTGCTAACTTCTTCACATCTGCCAACACCAACATAGTGGTGCT GGACCTGAATCCGTTGCAGCAGTTGACTGACCAGACGGATTACCAAGACAAGTATTACAAAAACATAATGTCCATATACCACAAATATGATGAG ATGTTCCCATGGGGAGGAAAGCTAACTGCTGAATCCATAAAGTTCTTTTCGCCTCTGGTGATGTGGACTAGATTCTCGTCCAGCCAAGATAAGCACAATGCTTTGTTCTCTGCGTTCCTCGAATACTATCAG GCATGGCTTGAGATGACAATACAAGTGAAGGAGGAGATTGAGCCGTCTCAGGTGAGAGCTAACCGTGAAGCACAGCACAAGTACCTGACATGGCGAGCACAAAAG GATCCTGGACATGGTCTTCTTAGAAAATTATTTGGTGAAGAAAAGGCAAAG GAGTTGTTGAGAGATTTTCTGTTCAATGGGGTGAATGAGTTGGGCACAAAAACATTCATTGATTACTTTCCAGAGTACCAAACAGAAGATGGAACTGTGAGTGACAAAAGAAGTATCATTGGGAAGTCTTTTGAAACTCGGCCATGGGATTCAAATGGACTATTCATCGGCTAA
- the LOC106355575 gene encoding uncharacterized protein LOC106355575, with protein sequence MVVNGKWLSLSSPRQLLHNPPKTTQNCRLMHNPTTTVQCFSDGAWDNVTGRGGMRWIIKNKDGTTLLQGSSHRRYVASAMVAEALALKEAISVATNAGFTDLLCLSDCKSLTDLITGNSSVTAIQGILHDIGVMSRSLNSISFSFIPRIKNEAANRLAKAALVVASPISVML encoded by the coding sequence ATGGTCGTGAATGGCAAGTGGCTCAGCCTCTCAAGCCCCCGACAACTTCTCCACAACCCCCCCAAAACAACTCAGAACTGTCGTCTAATGCACAACCCAACTACAACGGTACAATGTTTCTCGGACGGCGCCTGGGATAATGTGACTGGTAGGGGGGGAATGAGATGGATCATTAAAAACAAAGACGGGACTACACTGCTCCAAGGCTCTTCTCACCGACGCTATGTCGCCTCAGCTATGGTAGCTGAAGCACTGGCATTGAAAGAAGCCATCTCCGTTGCTACTAATGCAGGTTTTACAGACTTACTATGTCTTTCAGATTGTAAAAGTCTCACGGATCTCATCACGGGAAACTCTTCTGTGACTGCTATTCAAGGCATCCTCCACGACATTGGCGTGATGAGTCGATCCTTGAACTCTATCTCCTTTTCCTTTATCCCTCGTATTAAGAACGAAGCTGCTAATAGATTAGCTAAAGCAGCCCTTGTTGTTGCTTCGCCTATCTCAGTTATGTTGTAA
- the LOC106352984 gene encoding protein OCTOPUS-like, with translation MNPSTDPAAALAPPPQPPQPHRLSTSCDRHPEERFTGFCPSCLCERLSVLDQTNNTASSSRKPPAISAAAFKALFKPSSNGNANGNGRVKPGFFPELRRTKSFSASKNSDGNGLSGAFEPQRRSCDVRQSSLSNLFSQDEQRNVPTTISGGEVDVEPRRSSVQEPVLEVNDEEEAESDDLDEDYVEACDFEIINDFDGEANGVKSEANGVTSDVNGVRSGEIVEEREDEIEEVEVPEELKPMKDYIDLDSHSQTKKPSVRRSFWSAASVFSKKLSKWRQNQKLKKRNSGDHRPGSARLPVEKPIGRQLRDTQSEIADYGYGRRSCDTDPRFSLDAGRFSLDAGRFSVDIGRISVDDPRYSFDEPRASWDGSLIGRTVFPAAARPPPPPSMLSVVEDAPVHRHVTRTDMQIPVEEPPPPPPHVVVNNTSNNVSDPVIIPGGSIQTRDYYTDSSSRRRKSLDRSSSIRKTAAAVVADVDEPKPPVSSIDTYSGSLRDNNYGVETTDNGFLREPAITGERKVSSNDNNKKSRRWGKWSILGLIYRKSVNKYEEEEEEERYRRLNGGMVERSLSESWPELRNGGGGAGPRMVRSNSNVSWRSSGGGMGRKVTGLERNKSSRYSPKNGDNGMWKFYLAPMKGSRRMSVGGGAGGGGGGGWGNSHGHSITRNAMRMY, from the coding sequence ATGAATCCATCAACGGACCCCGCAGCAGCTCTAGCTCCGCCTCCACAACCTCCACAGCCCCACCGTCTCTCAACGTCCTGCGACCGTCACCCGGAGGAGCGTTTCACCGGTTTCTGCCCTTCCTGCCTCTGCGAACGCCTCTCAGTCTTAGACCAAACCAACAACACCGCCTCCTCCTCCCGCAAACCTCCGGCCATCTCCGCCGCGGCTTTCAAAGCCCTCTTTAAACCCTCCTCCAACGGAAACGCCAACGGTAACGGCCGGGTTAAACCCGGATTCTTCCCGGAGCTCCGTCGCACGAAATCCTTCTCGGCGTCGAAGAACAGCGACGGCAACGGACTCTCCGGCGCGTTTGAGCCGCAGCGGAGGTCCTGCGACGTCAGACAGAGCTCTCTCTCGAACCTGTTTAGCCAAGACGAGCAGCGAAACGTTCCGACGACTATCTCCGGCGGCGAGGTTGACGTCGAGCCTCGGAGGTCCAGCGTCCAGGAGCCTGTCCTAGAGGttaacgacgaagaagaagctgaaagCGATGACCTCGACGAGGACTACGTCGAAGCCTGCGACTTTGAGATTATTAACGACTTCGACGGCGAGGCTAACGGCGTTAAAAGCGAGGCTAACGGCGTTACAAGCGACGTTAACGGCGTTAGAAGCGGCGAGATCGTTGAAGAGAGGGAGGATGAGATAGAGGAAGTCGAAGTCCCTGAGGAGCTGAAGCCAATGAAGGACTACATAGATCTTGATTCGCATTCACAAACCAAGAAGCCATCGGTACGACGTAGTTTCTGGTCAGCCGCCTCCGTTTTCAGCAAGAAGCTTTCAAAATGGAGGCAGAACCAGAAGCTAAAGAAGCGAAACTCCGGCGACCACCGTCCTGGATCCGCGAGGTTACCGGTGGAGAAACCGATAGGGAGGCAGCTCCGGGACACGCAGTCGGAGATCGCCGACTACGGTTACGGCCGGAGGTCGTGCGACACCGATCCTAGGTTCTCGCTCGACGCCGGAAGATTCTCTCTCGACGCCGGAAGATTCTCCGTCGACATTGGAAGGATCTCGGTCGACGATCCTCGGTACTCGTTCGACGAGCCGAGAGCTTCTTGGGACGGGTCTTTGATCGGACGGACAGTTTTTCCGGCGGCGGCGAGACCTCCTCCGCCGCCGTCTATGCTTTCGGTGGTGGAGGATGCGCCGGTGCACCGTCACGTGACCCGAACGGATATGCAGATTCCGGTAGAGGaaccacctccaccaccaccacatgTTGTGGTTAATAATACATCCAACAATGTGTCCGACCCGGTTATAATACCGGGCGGGTCAATCCAAACCCGAGACTACTACACTGACTCATCCTCCCGAAGGCGGAAGAGTCTCGACAGGTCCAGCTCCATAAGGAAAACCGCCGCGGCGGTTGTGGCGGATGTGGACGAGCCAAAGCCGCCAGTATCATCAATAGACACTTACTCTGGATCACTGAGGGACAACAACTACGGTGTGGAGACGACTGATAACGGTTTTCTCCGGGAACCGGCGATCACCGGCGAGAGGAAGGTGAGTAGTAATGATAACAACAAGAAGTCGAGACGGTGGGGGAAATGGAGCATCTTGGGGCTTATTTACAGGAAGAGCGTTAACAAGtacgaggaagaggaggaggaggagaggtaTAGGAGGTTAAACGGAGGAATGGTGGAGAGATCGTTGTCGGAATCATGGCCTGAGCTGAGgaacggaggaggaggagcgggGCCGAGGATGGTGAGGAGTAACAGCAATGTGAGCTGGCGGAGCTCCGGGGGTGGAATGGGCAGGAAAGTCACCGGGTTGGAGAGGAATAAGAGTTCAAGGTATTCGCCTAAGAATGGGGACAACGGAATGTGGAAATTTTATTTGGCGCCGATGAAAGGTAGCCGGAGAATGAGCGTTGGAGGAGGAgctggtggtggtggcggtggtggGTGGGGGAATAGTCACGGCCATTCTATAACGAGGAATGCTATGAGGATGTATTGA
- the LOC106352985 gene encoding pentatricopeptide repeat-containing protein At3g09060: MVVFPKSLSPKHLLKLLKSEKNPRAAFALFDTATRHPNYAHSAPVFHHILRRLAEARMVAQVSRVVDLIKSQECKCDEDVALSVIKAYGKNSMPDRALDVFQRMSEIFGCEPGIRSYNSLLSAFVEARQWPKVESLFAYIETAGLRPNLQTYNVLIKMSCKKKQFEKAKELLNWLWEEGLKPDVLSYSTVINEIVKAGDLDDALKLFDEMYERGVEADVTCYNILIDGFLKGRDHSKAMELWERLSEDASVYPNVKTHNIMISGLSKCGRVDDCLKIWERMKENEREKDLFTYSSMIHGLCGVGSVDKAESVFNELVESKVFIDLVTYNTMLDGFIRCGEIKKSLELWRVMEQKSSVNTVSYNILIKGLLEYGKIDEATMIWKLMPAKGYTADNITYGVYIHGLCVNGYVNKALEVMKEVESRGGSLDVYAYSSIINFLCKERRLEEASELVKEISKHDVEINSHVINGLMSGLIRESRLSDASFLLKEMAKNGCRPTVVSYNILIDGLRKAGKFSETSAVVRDMLENGWKPDLRTYSSLLSGLCHDGKIDLALDLWRQFLKTGQNPDVTMHNILIHGLCSVGKLDGAMKLAAEMERWSCVANLVTYNTLMEGCFKVRDSNSAKVIWGYMYKKGWGADVISYNIMLSGLCMCGRVRHAIEFFDDARSHGIAPTVVTWDILVRAVVNY; encoded by the coding sequence ATGGTCGTCTTCCCCAAATCCCTGTCCCCCAAACACCTCCTCAAGCTCCTAAAATCAGAGAAGAACCCTCGCGCCGCCTTCGCTCTCTTCGACACAGCGACTCGCCACCCAAACTACGCACACTCCGCCCCCGTCTTCCACCACATCCTCCGCCGGCTCGCGGAGGCTCGTATGGTCGCCCAAGTCTCCCGCGTCGTCGACCTCATTAAATCGCAAGAATGCAAGTGCGACGAGGACGTCGCGTTGTCAGTCATCAAAGCCTACGGAAAGAACTCGATGCCCGACAGAGCCCTCGACGTGTTCCAGCGAATGTCGGAGATCTTCGGGTGCGAGCCGGGGATTCGATCTTACAACTCTCTGCTCAGCGCCTTCGTGGAGGCGAGACAGTGGCCTAAAGTCGAGTCATTGTTCGCTTACATCGAAACAGCGGGTTTAAGGCCTAATCTGCAGACGTATAATGTTTTGATTAAGATGTCGTGTAAGAAGAAGCAGTTCGAGAAAGCGAAGGAGCTTTTGAATTGGTTGTGGGAAGAGGGTTTGAAGCCTGACGTGTTAAGCTACAGCACTGTGATTAATGAGATTGTTAAAGCCGGAGACTTGGATGATGCATTGAAGCTGTTCGACGAAATGTATGAGAGAGGAGTGGAAGCTGATGTAacttgttataatattttaatcgATGGGTTTCTCAAGGGGAGAGATCACAGCAAGGCGATGGAGCTCTGGGAGAGATTGTCAGAGGATGCTTCTGTTTATCCCAATGTCAAGACTCACAATATAATGATTAGTGGGTTGAGCAAGTGCGGGAGGGTAGATGATTGTTTGAAGATATGGGAGAGGATGAAAGAGaacgagagagagaaagatttgTTTACTTATAGTAGTATGATACATGGACTGTGTGGGGTGGGGAGTGTTGATAAAGCTGAGAGTGTGTTTAACGAATTGGTTGAAAGTAAGGTCTTTATCGATTTGGTTACATACAATACAATGCTCGATGGGTTTATCCGCTGCGGGGAGATCAAGAAGAGTTTGGAGTTGTGGAGAGTCATGGAGCAGAAGAGTTCAGTTAACACAGTGAGTTACAACATTTTGATTAAAGGGTTGTTGGAGTATGGTAAGATAGACGAAGCAACGATGATTTGGAAGCTTATGCCTGCGAAAGGATACACGGCGGATAATATAACGTATGGTGTTTATATACACGGGTTATGCGTGAATGGTTATGTAAATAAAGCCTTGGAGGTGATGAAAGAAGTCGAGAGCAGAGGTGGGAGTCTTGATGTTTACGCGTATTCGTCGATTATAAACTTTTTATGCAAAGAGAGGAGACTAGAAGAAGCGTCAGAGTTGGTGAAAGAGATAAGCAAGCACGATGTGGAGATTAACTCTCATGTTATTAATGGTTTAATGAGTGGGTTAATCCGAGAGTCAAGACTTAGTGATGCTTCTTTTTTACTCAAAGAGATGGCGAAGAACGGTTGTCGCCCCACTGTTGTATCCTACAACATTCTCATCGACGGCTTGCGTAAAGCAGGAAAGTTTAGTGAAACATCAGCTGTAGTAAGGGACATGCTTGAGAACGGATGGAAACCAGATCTTAGAACATATAGTTCACTTCTGTCCGGTCTTTGCCACGATGGAAAGATTGATTTAGCACTAGACTTGTGGCGCCAGTTTCTCAAAACGGGTCAAAACCCTGATGTGACCATGCATAACATTCTAATCCATGGTCTGTGCTCTGTTGGGAAGCTTGATGGTGCGATGAAACTCGCGGCGGAGATGGAGCGTTGGAGCTGCGTTGCGAATCTTGTGACTTACAACACGTTGATGGAAGGATGCTTTAAAGTTAGAGACAGTAATAGCGCGAAAGTGATTTGGGGTTACATGTATAAAAAGGGGTGGGGAGCTGATGTTATATCTTACAACATTATGCTGTCAGGGTTGTGTATGTGCGGCAGAGTTAGGCACGCTATTGAGTTCTTTGATGATGCTCGAAGCCATGGCATTGCCCCAACTGTTGTCACCTGGGACATACTCGTTAGAGCTGTAGTGAATTACTAA
- the LOC106355577 gene encoding F-box protein At2g38590-like — translation MMTTISDLPVNLVEEILSKVHLKYMRAVRSTCKDWDTLSKSGSFSKMHIDKISAGEESMMVAVLMGYNLYLMNVVNDEDPLIECKGKLTCLDNKQNKISQVFHCDGLLLCVLEDDATKVIVWNPYWGETRSIEFRYSVRPNGCDWFTYALGYEDKGGSTSCRDYKFLRFIDHSVGNVVKDQFLWYEIYDFQSSSWKTLGVTPHWDINFHQRGVSLKGNTYWPASPRKTYERIDNHIICFDFTSESFGPLLRLPFDAGDDDTVTLSSVREEKLAVLFTHYELGGPLELEIWISTKIEAEKVSWSKFLRVADAEFYPLISYDCFFIDEEKKFAMSFEDDYPKTFNIVGEAGYFKKLELGERLGRDIKWMQHVCSYVRSLADIKQPAAAGGKRKQQSELEKQRYDQNMARLVAIKTATEV, via the coding sequence ATGATGACGACGATCTCCGATCTTCCGGTAAATTTGGTAGAGGAGATTCTCTCAAAGGTTCACTTGAAATATATGAGAGCAGTGAGATCAACTTGCAAAGATTGGGACACTTTATCCAAGAGTGGAAGCTTTTCAAAGATGCACATTGATAAAATAAGCGCAGGTGAGGAGTCTATGATGGTCGCTGTCTTGATGGGTTACAATCTATATCTCATGAATGTCGTTAATGACGAAGATCCATTAATAGAGTGTAAAGGTAAACTTACTTGCCTAGACAACAAACAAAATAAGATATCTCAAGTTTTCCACTGCGATGGTTTATTGTTATGCGTCTTGGAAGATGATGCTACCAAAGTTATCGTTTGGAATCCGTATTGGGGTGAAACAAGGTCGATAGAATTTAGATATTCTGTCCGACCAAACGGATGTGACTGGTTCACTTACGCTCTAGGGTACGAGGACAAAGGCGGCTCCACATCTTGTCGTGACTACAAGTTCTTGAGGTTTATAGATCACAGCGTTGGCAATGTGGTCAAAGACCAGTTTTTATGGTACGAGATTTACGATTTCCAGTCTAGTTCATGGAAGACTCTAGGTGTTACTCCACACTGGGATATAAATTTTCATCAGCGTGGCGTGTCTCTCAAGGGAAACACTTACTGGCCTGCTTCACCAAGGAAGACATACGAAAGGATTGACAATCACATAATCTGTTTCGATTTTACAAGTGAGAGTTTTGGTCCTCTTCTGCGTCTGCCGTTTGACGCTGGTGATGATGACACTGTGACTTTATCAAGTGTTAGAGAAGAGAAGCTTGCGGTTTTATTCACTCACTACGAATTAGGAGGTCCACTGGAGTTAGAGATATGGATTAGTACTAAGATTGAGGCCGAAAAGGTGTCGTGGAGCAAGTTCTTGAGAGTGGCGGACGCGGAATTTTACCCTCTGATTTCATATGATTGTTTCTTCATTGACGAGGAGAAGAAATTCGCCATGAGTTTTGAAGATGACTACCCCAAAACATTTAACATTGTTGGAGAGGCTGGATACTTTAAGAAGTTGGAACTCGGAGAACGTTTAGGCAGAGACATAAAGTGGATGCAACATGTGTGCTCTTATGTTCGAAGCCTAGCTGATATCAAGCAACCTGCTGCTGCTGGAGGTAAAAGGAAACAACAAAGCGAGTTAGAAAAGCAACGATATGATCAAAACATGGCGAGACTTGTTGCAATTAAAACTGCTACAGAGGTTTGA